The following proteins are encoded in a genomic region of Pyrus communis chromosome 11, drPyrComm1.1, whole genome shotgun sequence:
- the LOC137749193 gene encoding indole-3-acetic acid-amido synthetase GH3.10-like, with amino-acid sequence MEPSVCGEDDMVRWFEDVTENAGLVQTQTLRQILEMNFEVEYLKKWLGDIEIKEVDACVLESLYSSLVPLASHADLEPYIQRIANGDSSPILTKQPMTTLSLSSGTTEGRQKYVPFTRHSSQTTLQIFRLAAAYRSRVYPTREGGRILEFIYSSRQFKTKGGLTAGTATTHYYASPEFKIKQEKTKSFTCSPEEVISSGDSKQSTYCHLLLGLFFSEQVEFITSAFAYSIVQSFIAFEELWKELYIDIRDGTLSKRINLPKVRKAVLGIISPNPILASKIEACCRELEVLDWFGLIPKLWPNAKYVYSIMTGSMQPYVKKLLRYAAEVPLVSAEYGSTESWIGVNVDPCLPPEDVTFAVVPTFSYFEFIPLHRQKQDYNLVMDDFIEDKPVPLSQVKVGQEYEIVLTTITGLYRYRLGDVVEVAGFHNGTPKLNFICRRKLILTVNIDKNTEKDLQIVVERGSQLLSSSKAELIDFTSHADVLTQPGHYIIYWEIKGEVEERLLGECCREMDASFVDHGYVVSRRNNSIGPLELRIVEKGTFKKILEHFLGNGSTLSQFKTPRCTSNKVLLSILNLCTIKRVYSTAYAD; translated from the exons AAATCAAAGAGGtagatgcatgtgtgttggaaTCACTCTACAGTTCCTTGGTGCCTCTTGCTTCACATGCAGATTTAGAACCTTACATTCAGAGAATTGCAAATGGGGACTCAAGCCCCATTCTCACAAAACAACCTATGACTACTCTCTCCTTAAG TTCTGGAACCACTGAAGGAAGACAGAAGTACGTACCATTTACGCGCCACAGTTCACAGACCACTCTTCAAATTTTTAGGCTGGCTGCAGCTTATAGATCAAG GGTTTATCCAACGAGGGAAGGAGGAAGGATCCTTGAATTCATATACAGCAGTAGACAATTCAAAACCAAGGGAGGATTAACAGCAGGAACAGCCACAACTCACTACTATGCCAGCCCGGAATTcaaaatcaaacaagaaaaaaccAAGTCATTCACTTGCAGCCCCGAAGAGGTCATTTCGAGTGGTGACAGCAAGCAATCGACTTATTGTCACCTCCTCCTCGGCCTCTTCTTCTCTGAGCAAGTAGAGTTCATTACCTCTGCCTTTGCCTACAGCATAGTGCAGTCCTTTATAGCTTTCGAAGAGCTCTGGAAGGAGTTGTACATTGACATTAGAGATGGCACTCTCAGTAAACGAATCAATCTCCCGAAAGTGAGAAAAGCTGTCTTGGGTATCATCTCGCCAAACCCAATTCTAGCTTCGAAAATAGAAGCTTGTTGCAGGGAGTTGGAGGTTTTGGATTGGTTTGGTCTAATTCCAAAGCTTTGGCCTAATGCCAAGTATGTGTACTCTATAATGACAGGATCAATGCAGCCGTATGTGAAAAAACTCCTGCGATATGCAGCGGAAGTGCCGCTAGTAAGTGCAGAATATGGATCAACTGAGAGTTGGATTGGGGTGAATGTGGATCCTTGTTTGCCTCCAGAGGATGTGACATTTGCAGTGGTGCCAACTTTTTCCTACTTTGAGTTCATACCACTTCATAGACAGAAGCAAGATTACAATTTGGTCATGGATGATTTCATAGAAGATAAACCAGTCCCATTGTCACAAGTCAAGGTTGGACAAGAGTATGAGATTGTCCTCACTACTATCACTG GACTTTATAGGTACAGGCTAggagatgtggtggaagtggcaGGTTTCCACAATGGGACTCCAAAATTGAACTTTATATGCAGAAGAAAGCTTATTTTGACAGTAAACATAGACAAAAACACTGAAAAGGACCTTCAAATAGTGGTGGAGAGAGGGTCTCAACTGTTGAGCAGCTCCAAAGCAGAACTGATTGACTTCACAAGCCATGCTGATGTGCTGACCCAACCAGGCCACTACATAATATACTGGGAGATCAAAGGGGAAGTTGAAGAGAGGCTCCTTGGTGAATGTTGCAGAGAAATGGATGCATCTTTTGTGGATCATGGTTACGTTGTCTCGAGGCGAAACAATTCGATCGGACCTCTAGAGCTTCGAATTGTGGAGAAGGGAACGTTCAAGAAAATTTTGGAACATTTCTTAGGAAATGGATCGACATTGAGCCAATTCAAGACCCCTAGGTGCACTAGCAACAAGGTGCTCTTAAGTATTCTCAACTTATGCACCATTAAAAGGGTTTACAGTACTGCATATGCTGATTAG